The nucleotide window TTAATAACATTTCAGTCAAGACTTAATCTGGATGACATCACTATTTGTGGCCAGAAAGCGCAAAATAAAGAGTAGATTCAATTCGTCATGTATCTGTTTAAGTAATTACCACCTCACCTTGAATCACCTGGCAGTGAGTCAGTGGGTCTGACAGACTCACTGAGTTTTCTTTAGATCAATTTTGTGAACAAATTCCCCAGCCCTaggggatggcaatgtcggtctgtcagtccaccgctttggtccaggctgaaatatctagAACTATGGATTTGATGTTGGGCCATTACTGAACCCCCATTAATCATGACAGTTTTCATCATTTCCCCATGCGTCCAGAAACCGTCTCACCGAACAGATTCCCTTCGTTTTAACAAAAAAGTAACAATTCCACGACGATTTTGAAAGATGCATGAAGATATACACCCCTCCCCCCACTTACCAAGGTCCAGTTACTAGCTTTAAGTatagctttcaactgcatctcatggtcttcatcagttGATGTGATTGCTCATTTTTTGTGGAGACGGCACAGGTGTTATCACATAACCAAAGCATGGAATTTAAGTCATGTGATAACAGGAAATGGTACCCAATGTCTGTTCAAAGACGGTCTCTGGTCTCATGAGTGTCCCACCTGAACTTTCTGCGGCAGTCCATGACTCCTGGTCGATTACCTTTGACTGCTGCCCTGTGGATACTATGATCAGTTCTCGCCTGTTCACAGACAGCTGATGTTGCCTTTTTCCAATGTTCATTCAGTTTCATAATGTTACTGTTATTATGACATAACACAATGATGCTGGTAAGGACAGTAAAATAATCATCCTATTtgtttctatatatatatatatatatatatatatatatatatatatatatataccatcCTATTAACTTATTAATTACACGCTTACTTATGGATTACATTAGTTTTGattagttttactttatttccGTATCTCTGCTCTATCCTTTCCTTTATCTGGTCTGGTTCTAACATAGAgttacacacacaggaaaaaaaaataaaataaaaaactaactaaaaacTTTCCCTACCCTTGTTTGACAGTTTGAGACAAATCTGTCTGGTGTCACAGACAAATTCTCAATTACCCAGAGAAACCTCAGTCATATgattttcctctgtctgtgaGGAAGCTGAATCACTGTCATACCACTGCCACTATATGCTGCTATTTTCCCCAGAGCCTGTCACTACAAGTCCTTAAATTAACTAGACACACTAagattgagtgtgtgtgtgtgtgtgtgtgtgtgcctgcgtgtgtatgaaagagatgaaagagaaaaagtacatTCACATGCTTCTGTCTGGGctgtatgtgtctgcatgtcttTATCCATGTATTCGTctttgcattgtgtgtgtgtgcatctttgcatgtgtgtatttgcccCCACACCACCACAGCACCAACCACAGGaagagtgggagagggagaggagaggtggacCACGGAGCGGTTAACCTCATGACATCACAAGCTCTGAGCTGATTGGCTGCTGCCAGAGGCTAGAGGGTTTATAAACCTTGCCTTGGTCTCAGCAGCACCATCACCGAGCAGCAAACAACATCCAGGGAAAACCAGGAGATAAACTCAAGagtctgtctgtttctgcttgacgTCCCTGCAGCCGCTCGAAGAACTCCCAAAGCTTCCTCCAACTGCAAACAAGGTCAGAATGAATATGTATCACACtgaatgttatttttactgtgtaCACTGTTTGGTTGGAGTTTTTCTGCAGCACCGGTGGTGTGATGAGAGGTGGGAGCGCAGGTTAATATTTATACAATACGCTGGAGCTTGAAGAATGCAACATTCAGAAAAAGTTCTTTCATGCATGTGAAATACACATCTTAATGGTATAGCATACAGTGTTATTTTAGACAATAATGTGCTTCCAACTTTGCAGCAACAGTTTGTGTTGGGTCCTTTCCTGTTTTAACATGGCAATGCTCCTGTGCAGAAAGCCAGCtccatataaatataaaaatagtattccaagtttggtgtggaagaacttgactggcctgcacagagccctgacctcaaccccattcAACACCTTCGGGTTGAGCtggaacactgacactgacactgagagTCAGACCTTAAtacccaacatcagtgttgggCCTCACTTATGCTCTTTTGGCTGAttgggagcaaatccctgcagccaggttccaacatcttgtgggaagtctgaaaccagaagagtgaAGGCTAAGCCCATGGTTCTGAAATCCCATGTCCAACTACTGTATCTCGGTGAACATGCCAGGTGTCTTTTGGCCATACAATGTGTGCTCCTTTTGGATTTCTTCTAGGTACATTGTGAATGCAGGTAATCATTGCAAGTTTTACAAATGTGGTCCAGAGCTACACTGCAAAAATGTCtcttaacaaaaatattcaattttttattttcctcttaaTCTTTTTTTCGCTTGTAATTAAGCCCCAAAAGTCTTACTTTCctaaaaacaagtgaaaaaaaaatcctatttgtTGTGATTAGTTAAACTCAGTTCCAGTACTAATCAGCttcttttaaatgcttttaaaaagcaGATGTCATTTGTTTCGATTCTAGCACTGTTAACTGCTTCATATAGTGTGGTTTCCAGATACGGACACTCATTTTCTAGAAAATATGTATAACCAGTTAGCAGAGTTTGGTCTCATTAATAGTCAACTATGATCATTTTGCAGTATACCATGGTgtaaaatttcatttctttggaAGATATGGAGGAATCCATCCAAGTTTTCTAACAAACTCCAgcttcatttgaatttttttttttttttttctgaacagcaATTGCACAATActacaaaaaattaaaagtcagtgTCGAGCAAACTTGCATGAAACCCACAGAAGGGTTTGGTTATCCGCTGTAAACACGCTGCAGTTTATTGCAGTTAATTATGAGttcttttttaagattttacgGTTCGCGGAAGTCCGCCTGTGATTGCTCGGAGGCGGTTTGATTGGCTGATTAGTGTCACAGTGATACCAGGACAGGAAGGGGAGGCCGTGGGCAGCAGGAAACTAGCCTCTTTATTATGTGTCACATGACCAGGACAAGCCCTTTCTAACCACaccaaataaacacacactgattgaCCTTCAGCACAGTCAACAGTGCTTTTTACTGAAGTGCTTCAGAGAGTTTTAGAGAGGTGTAGATTCTTCTTGTAGATCTTTagtttttataaagaaaaatcaaattccCTCAGGGTTTCAGGTTAAATTAAGCTCTGAATCAAAACTTAAAACTGAGTTTTTTgatccttttctctccctcgtCCAACTGATTGTCTGGTCCAACATGGaagtaaataaattacagaAGACTTGAGTGTGCATTAAACATAGTTGAATGCTCTTCAGTCTGCAAAGAATAGTGTAACAGATGGTTCGAGCCTGAGAGAGAGACGGTGTACAACTATATAACTATAGACTAACTAGTGAAGTGTTTGAGTTTACCTGGTAGCGAGGTGTCATCCTGTTAGACCCCTCAGTccactttcaaaataagagctgGTACAGATATGTTTCCTGGTTGATTTCTACTATATGACTATaataaataagaacaaaaacaaaacagcacaaatcaATAATCATGGTAAGAATCTGAGACAGTGGTGTTTGTCATTCACCAGAGGGAGCCACCTAAAGTTAGTTGTCTACAttacttaaaattcaaaattgctAAAATCATATTCCATAGGTTTGATGATGAACCAGCCTAACTGTTTTCCGCTTCCTCTAGTTTTTATACTAAGCTAATCAACTGCTAACTTTAGCTGCATTTTTATCGTAAagatatgagagtggcatcaattATCTCATctaacattaaaacaagaaagaaaatatgtttatttccTATCAAATTATACCTTAGAAGACTAGAGGACCAGACAAAATCCTATAATCCTAGATTCTTAATGTCAAAACGTGAATGCTATGCTTGTGAGGAGCCTTTGTTGACATAAAACATTCCCTAGCCCGTAACTCCAGATTAATTTTAAACCTAATTCTAGTCTTAACTCTAAAACCACATCTTAATCTTCAACCAGCCCTAGTGAGGGCTGGACAAAAATTCATCACTTTACACAAACCTCCTTAAACTCCTCACAAAGACGGACGTACAgaattacacacatacatacggTCATAAGGGCGTCTGTCATGTTTCTGCCGCACTGTGGCTTTCCAGTTCTAACCTGGGGAATTACATAGTATAGAAAGAGTCCATCATTAAAAATAGAAGCAGACACTCAGACTGCTCCTCCCACAGCATACACAAAAAGTAGAGCCACGGtaagggagagggaaagagaaaacatgATGTTTTCTAAAGCTGCAGTTACCAAGGTTTATACCTGCAGTGAAAAGACTGATATATAATACTGATATTTGctgatatatataaaaattactCTAAAACTccacttcagtaaaagtacctaCAAGTTACTGTTTGTCAATatatcccatgaaaagaccaacacCAGCAAGAAACTGATGCCATAGCACTCcaatgtattaaaaacacactgttgcAGTTAGTGACGTGTTCCATTTCAGGGAAATCAGAAAGTTTTGTgggacagacaaacacatggtTAGTATTAGTATTTTAAATGGGTTTTCTGGCAAAtagaaaattacagaataacaccagaTTTATCCATTACGTGCCATTTTCTTGATGCTAGTTCAGCAGTTTTTTCTTATTCTATCTTGTTTCCATTTACTATAAATAAGAAtcctcaaacaaaacactgagttCAAGTGGATTTCTGCCTGATTTCAAGACAAATATGTCCACCGGCTTACAAGAAGGTGCCATAAGTTTGTAGTTTTTAGTATTATGTTTGCAGCACAAACAGGGTGGCCTCCATTTTTAGGAATGAATCTTGGCGAGAGGATTTACTGACGAGACTTGCAGCTTATTTGTGATTTGACATGTCATTGTGATTCCTGTGAAGTTATGGCCTCCAGGCGAGTATTATGGTGCTCAGTGTATTGTGATTATCctttattgtttcattgttttatgcTACCATATTTTATTGTGTAACTTCAACCTgcgtgtttctttttttcttcccatccAGACACCAAACTGTGACACAATGAAAGTGGCTGTTGTATTCATTCTGCTCTTCGCCACAGTTCTCTGCCGACCGGTGAGTCGTTTTCTCTGACAAGTCAAAACTTGAAGATAACTTTTGAGTGAGAGCATCATCTTTGTTTTTAgctaaaattacatttctaacattaatttgaattgattttgacattcattttggtttatttacttGATTTACCCAGTTTCTGATTCATTTTGtacacatatgtgtgtttgtttgcttttctagGCGAGAAAAGTTTCTGACAGCAGTTCAGAGAGCTCTGAAGAAGTGGTGAGTATCTagaaaggggggtgggggggagaaagcgagagagagacatccATGCTGACTGATGTTGTCCACAGGTGAAACAATCAGAAGTTCCAGCCATCAAGACACAGGAGGGAGAAGCATCCGTACAGGTAAAAAATTACTTCACTCCATccatttattccttttttcaaTCTGCTCTTCTCTTGTCATATtctattttcattcatttttccttttctctcctctactCACTTCTCCAatctcttcttctgtgttttttctcttatttcctcCTCTCAGTACTTTTTCCCAATCTCTCTGGTTAGGAATTACCAATCAggcaaagcaggcaactgccCCAGGGCCCTAGACCCCCAGGGACCCACAAAAGACCCAGGTTTAACTTGTATTCTAAATTCAGAATATGCAAAGCTAAAGCACAGAAATGAAATTGGTGATCCTGATATTGTCAGGGTTATTTCAGGCTGgactttatatttttaacagaaagcctgagttacaaactggaggtgtaGAGTTTGAAACCTGTGTGTCAAtgcacaaagagagagaggaacaggtGGTCAAAAGGGGCACAGTAGTCTGTTTTTGCCCCAGGGGACCATAGTGGGTTAATCCATGATTCCCTGTTGTCTGTTGCCTCCCTCATCACCTTAATTCATAAGAGTTCTTTGGAACTTACCACCTCAGAGACCAAAGAGCTGTGTTAAGGGGGAAGGCTAACGTCTGTGATGTGATACCCCTCACCAGCTTTTTGAGACCCTGGGAATGAAAGGGCAGGTTGTTGCAGAACATTTTAGCAGGAGCCACAGCCACCTCAGATGAGAGCAAAGAGAGTTCAGACAAGGACATGGTTGTTGAGTTGTCTAATCAACAATTAAATTCAAATCAATAATAATTTATCAGAACTGCTGATCTTGACTACACTTCTGGTGAAGTTTTTGACTCTGTGTATTAATGATTTTGGCTGCAGGCGGCAGCAGAGGTCACATCTGACAGCGCAGACCCAGCCTCAACCTCAACCCCAGATACAGTCACTGTCACCAGTGACAGCGAGGACAGTGACGACAGCGATGACGATGAGGATGAATCAGAGGAAAGTGTGAGTAAAAACTTAGCAGTAAAGAGTCTGGCTCCAAATACAGCACAGAGttcatgttttttctaaatgttcGTGGACATTGTTGGCTGAATCTAACAAATAAGCCTCGGTTATTAAATCTCCAACACGAAAAGCCATCAAGCAGCATAAATAGAATTATGAATGGTCTGTGCTACAACAAGGGAAATTCATTGTAAGATAGTTATGAATAATATTGTAGGATGATCATTGAATTACTAATACTAGCAAAGTTCTTCagattgtaattttttttcttgtttgtggaTGATTGTTGGTAGTGAGGGCcactgcctgtgtgtttgcatatgggCTGCATGTGTAGGAGTGGAAACACTTCATTTACATGCCTGTATAATAGTCTGTATATACAGAATGTAGCCTACTCACTTATGAGACCAGCGATTGTCCAGACACTGCATCATATACAGATGTTAGAGGTTTCTGATCCGCGATagtttataattatttttaatttatcataaCCACAGTTTGCTCTCAGGATCAGAGACCAAAACTATTTCTGCTGGATGTTGTTCATTGCCAGCTTTGACAAACCCTACTGGCACGATGATAAGTTTGTGTACTGTTTTCCAACAGAACCTTCTAATATTCTGGTCTTCTATTACATAATTTCAGACAGGAACAGTAGTAAGATAgtaaatgatattttaaaagccATGAGCCACACAACTGGTGACACAACAAAAAATTTCACCTCAACCCTAACCTTAATTTCTGATCCTGCTACCTGCATGGACACCAAATCACATTTATACTCACCAATCCTCTGACAGCTCAACTCTCACCTCTGTGTCTTCAGGAaagtgaagaggaggatgaggacgaTGAATCCAGCGACAACTCGGAGTCGGGCGAGGCCTCCACCCCGGCTCCAACGACTGTCAGCCCCGTGGTCGTCACAGAGGAGTCCGTCAGTGAAACCACTGCAGGTCCCATCGTGCCCACCATTGTCACCGACGAGGAAACAGCCCGAGGCGACAACTTGGGAGGCTACCCCAGTGACTACAAATCCATCGTCTACGTGGAGGACAAATCCTACCATAAGATTCCTGCTCCCTACAAGTCCTATGAGTTTATCAtcacaggaaagaaaatggCCGTCGACATGATTGATGGCAACGAGGTGGAGAAGTCACCAAAGGTGTACAAGGTACAGGTTAGTTTGAGCTTTTTTGAGAGTGACAGACCATCAGTAGAGTCCAAATTAAAGCAGGTGTGGTATTAGGCGATGTAGGACGTGCTGTAGTACGTAATTACCACAAATGCATAGCTGGAAACTCGACTTAAAGGTCAGTCAAAATAACAAGTAAACATCGATTTAGACTGAAATTACTGTAACTACAGtcaatgaaagtgaaaatgtaaaaaagaatctttaaaataaagaacacaTACTGCACAAACGGCCCTCAGTCCAGAATTCAGTGCTAGTTTTAAAAAGCTTTCCTTTGAATAGTTTGTTTACCTGGAGTCTGGAGTTGCCAATTTCTGTCTTGATATATATTTTCCAGTCCTTTAGTACAGCAGGGTGTTGAGAACTGACAACCTTATGCAAAACTGCCATTATCCATGTGTAAGCACTCTTGGATAGTATTTACAATATGGCGGACAAGAGCTAGTGCTTAAAAATGTAGATAAAACTTTACGAAAGAAAACTTAAACATATCAACATGTAAATCAGCTGGACAAATGCCATTCACTAGTACTTCAACTAGCATTATAAACTGCTTTCAGCACTTGCACTTCATGTGAAATGTCAGCAGCTTTCAGTGCTTGTACTTCAGCGGACACTTCAGCTCCTTTCACTCCTTGCTTACGCTGTAACTGAAACCTTCAGCTTCTTGTATCACATACACTATAACTGACATTTCAACTCTTTCCAGCACTTTCACTTCATCTCTTTTCAGTGCATGGTCAAATAATTTTAGCACCTCACTTCCATTCCTTTCTAACTGCCAGTTAGAGTTTTGTATTTATGGTTGACTTACTTATGAATCTAACAAATCCTCTCATCCCGCCTCTACCTCACCTCCAGGCTCTTCAGGTCCACTCTGACATTCTGGAGGAGGACACCAGCACACCTGAGATGGAGAACCAGGGCCTGGATGCCTCCTCCGGCACCTCTCATGACCAGGACCTCAGCCCCCGCCAGGCCTCCCTtccagaggagcaggagagcgCTAGCACCGGCGAAGTGAGCACCAGCGACACCACGAGCAGCGACAGTGAAAGCTCCAGTGCCccacaggaagaggaggaggaggaccagaGCGCCAGCACCACAAGCGCCAGCGCCAGCGCCAGCACCAGCCAGGAGTCCGAGGACGAGGAGAGTCAGAGCAGTGAGGAGGCCACGGCTACACCCGGAGCCTCCGACAGTGACTCAGATGAGAGTGACAGCAGTGAGAGTGATTCAGATGAGGGGGCGGGACCTGACACCACCACTGACATCCCAGTGGTCATCACTGCCAAATAAGCACCACACATCAAGGAAAAGGTGTGGATGGTGGTGTCACATTCACATAAAGAGTGCATGCTGCATCCAGGTGCAAAAAGCCCCCTCTCGAGCCACTTCCCACTGCAAGGCCAAACAGGGACAGCCAAGGCTTAATTATCATTACTTTATATTATGTTCAGCCAATATTTCTGTGATTATTAGTGCATCATTTGTGAAGAAATGCTTTTTCTGATcagttatatttaaataaaccaCTAACTCTTTACATCCTGTGGTCTAGTTGTCATGGTAAACCCCATGTTTGAACCCGCAGGGGAAAAGTGGTTGATGTAATTTCAAGGATGTTGAAACTGACGACTGGTACCTACAACAGGAGGTTGACTGACCTCATGACCCTGTCCCATCCCCTTCTCCCCACTTTTACTACAGGGAAAAAAGGTCAAAAccagaaaagaacaaaaggaCAAAGTTGAGAACATATATCTACACTAGCACAACAATGCAATTAGTCAATAATAAATAACTGCAATATGCAAACCTACATTGTTTTTTGCTTATGAAATAAGAGAGAAAGTACacagtttatttaaatatttgtaatcATTTCaagcattaaaaaattaaaattgacaTTAAGTCCTACATGTGCTGCCTGTGTGCCTTAGCTTTGTTGCTCGCTAGTATAAAATCTGCTGTTGTAGCTAAAAGGATGTAAACAAAGAGAAACTCTCCATCCTGTACAGAGTTTAGTCAGGTATAGATgtagtacacacatacatacaacacaGTCCAGTTCATTTGCACAATTCCTACCTACACTACATGTTGTTTGTCTCAtgttttttactgtaatgtatCATATTGTACCAttctaaaatattaataaaggtctttttcataaaaaaaagagataatttTTGTGTCCCATTGTTTTAGATGCAAAGACAGGAAGGATGCTGACAGAGAAGCTGACAGAAAGAGCTGAATATGCAAAGCACAAGAGTTTAAGTGGAGACCGCAAGCGACTGAAATTTGCTCTAGAACCTGACCCAGCCTTTACTTTAAAGGAAATACACTTTCTGAAACCAGCTGAGAAAATGAATGCCACTCATGTCTGTGTGATACCTATCGAGCTGTTTGCGCTGGTTGAGACAACAATACTCAACAATTTCTCCCTGATTAAGTCTTTATTCCAAGCTAGGCTCATCGCCTCCTAACTCCAGCTCCGTGTTTATCACACAGACAACAGATTGATCTCCATATTTCACTAgggacaagaaagcaaatacataGGTTTCCCAAAAAGGCTAATTATTCTTGCACAGCATGCATGTACAGCATTTGGGGAAAATGAAGTGCATTCAGAGAGTATgcagaccccttcatttttttcacatttggttattttgcagccttatcataaaattgtttaaattaattttttccctcatcaatctacagtCAATACCCtgtaatgacaaagcgaaatcagcattttagaaataaaaaattttagggggaaaaaaactctgtttttgctttgtcaataCAGGGTGTTGACTGTAGATtgatggcagaaaaaaatgattgtaaAAGATTGGaccataaggctgcaacatcacaaaatgtgaaaaaagtgaaggggtcagaatactttctgaatgcagtgTATAACAaactggtcagacaaaatactATCGTTTGCCTCCAAAAGGCTTATTCAAGCAGGACTCTGCCTGTTTTGCCCAACATTTACAATAACTACCCcacatgtttttacatttattagaAGGTGGTTGTGCTGAATAATAAAGTTACTCAGCTGGACAGATGTCTAAAGTGCAAGTAATCCAGAGGTGGCCCAATTCAAACAGTGCTTACTAGGCCTCACATCGGTACATTTTCACAGTCTTGGTCTAGTGCTGCCATAAGTTATCAACCCcattcatcataaaaaaaagaagtaaatagtAAATGACTGCATTCGATTTTGATGCACAGTGGTCAGTGAAGCTTAATGTGACTGTTATCAATCcaacactacacacacataatccCCAATGATAAAGCTCACCCTATAAAAAAATCGATTATAAACCAGTAGGCAGCTGCTAAATGAACAGTTAAAAGttcttctttacatttttacaccaCAATTTTCTCCACAAATGACCTGTCACCTGttgcaaaaatgtgtgtgtagaaCAGGGACAGAATGATTCTGCTGCAGAGTTACATGTGTGAGTTagtgggttagggttagaacACACTTATCagcacacattcaaaaaaaaaaattgtgctcGACCAAACTTGACCCAAACCTGCACTATGAATGTGAACTGAATCTGTCACGAGAATGCAAATCTGCAAGTGTCCTCTTTTGACAGAaatgatagatggatagatcCCGTgaggaaaaaagtcaaatgttcAGTACAACCAGGAATATGAGAGTGATTTCCACAGAAATCTCATACTGAAGAACCTAATTTTTGTCTAGACTTATCTCCTCATCTGTTAAtgtcctccctcccctccacaGAGGGAGTTCCCACTAATTAAAGGGTTCATTGTTGGTGCCAACAAACCGCAGCACTGAAGCCCCTCGGGTGGAAAAACGAGACCGGTAAAAATG belongs to Xiphias gladius isolate SHS-SW01 ecotype Sanya breed wild chromosome 20, ASM1685928v1, whole genome shotgun sequence and includes:
- the spp1 gene encoding osteopontin isoform X1 translates to MRPVSYILSHPSLFYRCNISYTVTPNCDTMKVAVVFILLFATVLCRPARKVSDSSSESSEEVVKQSEVPAIKTQEGEASVQAAAEVTSDSADPASTSTPDTVTVTSDSEDSDDSDDDEDESEESESEEEDEDDESSDNSESGEASTPAPTTVSPVVVTEESVSETTAGPIVPTIVTDEETARGDNLGGYPSDYKSIVYVEDKSYHKIPAPYKSYEFIITGKKMAVDMIDGNEVEKSPKVYKVQALQVHSDILEEDTSTPEMENQGLDASSGTSHDQDLSPRQASLPEEQESASTGEVSTSDTTSSDSESSSAPQEEEEEDQSASTTSASASASTSQESEDEESQSSEEATATPGASDSDSDESDSSESDSDEGAGPDTTTDIPVVITAK
- the spp1 gene encoding osteopontin isoform X3, translated to MKVAVVFILLFATVLCRPARKVSDSSSESSEEVVKQSEVPAIKTQEGEASVQAAAEVTSDSADPASTSTPDTVTVTSDSEDSDDSDDDEDESEESESEEEDEDDESSDNSESGEASTPAPTTVSPVVVTEESVSETTAGPIVPTIVTDEETARGDNLGGYPSDYKSIVYVEDKSYHKIPAPYKSYEFIITGKKMAVDMIDGNEVEKSPKVYKVQALQVHSDILEEDTSTPEMENQGLDASSGTSHDQDLSPRQASLPEEQESASTGEVSTSDTTSSDSESSSAPQEEEEEDQSASTTSASASASTSQESEDEESQSSEEATATPGASDSDSDESDSSESDSDEGAGPDTTTDIPVVITAK
- the spp1 gene encoding osteopontin isoform X2, coding for MRPVSYILSHPSLFYRCNISYTVTPNCDTMKVAVVFILLFATVLCRPARKVSDSSSESSEEVVKQSEVPAIKTQEGEASVQAAAEVTSDSADPASTSTPDTVTVTSDSEDSDDSDDDEDESEESESEEEDEDDESSDNSESGEASTPAPTTVSPVVVTEESVSETTAGPIVPTIVTDEETARGDNLGGYPSDYKSIVYVEDKSYHKIPAPYKSYEFIITGKKMAVDMIDGNEVEKSPKVYKALQVHSDILEEDTSTPEMENQGLDASSGTSHDQDLSPRQASLPEEQESASTGEVSTSDTTSSDSESSSAPQEEEEEDQSASTTSASASASTSQESEDEESQSSEEATATPGASDSDSDESDSSESDSDEGAGPDTTTDIPVVITAK